One genomic segment of Hymenobacter psoromatis includes these proteins:
- a CDS encoding prolyl oligopeptidase family serine peptidase yields the protein MPYPAARRDPRPDTYFGTDVPDPYRWLEDADSAETTAWVRAENEVTFAYLDQIPFRTELRERLTQLWNYARYGVPSQEGKLLIFSKNDGLQNQAVVYALPPGQPLSAAEVLLDPNQFSAEGTTALMGLHFSPDHRYLAYTTSGGGSDWQQIRLLDMASRLPLPDELDWVKVSGVAWAGDGFYYSAYDAPPPGEAALAGKNEFHKVYYHRLGTPQSADELVYENPEMALGFRIADVTEDERWLCLSLTDGLSDGNRLLVRDLRDPAQAQVWTIMQPSYEFETSVIGSLGDELLLYTNDHAPNFRVVRVDPRRPTDWAEVLPETSEKLEGISLAAGCLLATYLHDASSRVRVYSEAGAWRHDVALPAIGTAGGFGGRRDDKVLHYAFTSFTYPTTIYQYDPATNGSTVFSAPTVDVQPADYETTQVFYESKDGTRIPMFITHKKGLALDGQNPTYLYAYGGFNVSLTPGFSVARMLWLERGGVLAIPNLRGGGEYGEAWHQAGMTPHKQNVFDDFAAAAETLFAQGYTSPAKLAIAGGSNGGLLVGAIMTQRPDLCRVALPAVGVMDMLRYQKFTIGWNWAPEYGTADDEAQFRNLLAYSPLHNLKAGTAYPATLITTADHDDRVVPAHSFKFAAELQVCQAGPTPVLIRIDVNAGHGAGKSTQLQIAEWADVWSFTLFEIGNE from the coding sequence TTGCCCTACCCTGCTGCCCGCCGTGACCCGCGGCCCGATACCTACTTTGGCACCGACGTGCCCGACCCGTACCGCTGGCTGGAAGATGCCGACTCGGCCGAAACCACGGCCTGGGTGCGGGCCGAAAACGAGGTGACGTTCGCCTATCTTGACCAGATTCCATTCCGCACGGAGCTGCGCGAGCGGCTGACCCAACTCTGGAACTACGCGCGCTATGGCGTGCCGAGCCAGGAGGGGAAATTACTGATTTTCAGTAAGAATGATGGGCTGCAAAACCAGGCCGTGGTGTACGCCCTACCCCCCGGCCAGCCGCTGAGCGCGGCGGAAGTGCTGCTCGACCCCAATCAGTTTTCGGCAGAGGGCACTACGGCGCTGATGGGCCTGCACTTCAGCCCCGACCACCGCTACCTGGCCTACACGACCAGCGGCGGCGGCTCGGACTGGCAGCAAATCCGGCTGCTCGATATGGCCAGCCGCCTACCCCTGCCCGATGAGCTGGACTGGGTGAAGGTGTCGGGCGTGGCCTGGGCGGGCGACGGCTTTTATTACAGCGCCTACGACGCGCCCCCGCCCGGCGAGGCCGCGCTGGCCGGCAAAAACGAGTTTCACAAGGTGTACTACCACCGCCTGGGTACGCCCCAAAGCGCCGACGAGCTGGTGTACGAAAACCCGGAAATGGCCCTGGGCTTCCGCATCGCCGACGTGACGGAGGACGAGCGCTGGCTGTGCCTGAGCCTGACCGACGGGCTCAGCGATGGCAACCGCCTGCTGGTGCGCGACCTGCGCGACCCCGCCCAGGCCCAGGTCTGGACGATTATGCAGCCCAGCTACGAGTTTGAGACGAGCGTGATTGGTAGCCTCGGCGACGAGCTTTTACTGTATACGAATGACCACGCGCCCAACTTCCGGGTGGTGCGCGTAGACCCGCGCCGGCCTACCGACTGGGCCGAAGTGCTGCCCGAAACCAGCGAGAAGCTCGAGGGTATCAGCTTAGCGGCGGGTTGCCTGCTGGCTACTTATTTGCACGATGCCAGCTCGCGGGTGCGGGTGTATTCGGAGGCGGGCGCGTGGCGGCACGACGTGGCGCTGCCGGCCATTGGTACGGCAGGCGGCTTCGGGGGGCGGCGCGATGACAAGGTGCTGCACTACGCTTTCACGTCGTTTACCTACCCCACCACTATTTACCAATACGACCCGGCCACGAACGGGAGCACGGTATTCAGCGCGCCAACGGTAGACGTGCAACCGGCTGATTATGAGACGACGCAGGTTTTTTACGAGAGTAAGGATGGCACGCGGATACCGATGTTCATCACCCACAAAAAAGGGCTGGCACTGGATGGGCAGAACCCGACTTACCTCTACGCCTACGGCGGCTTCAACGTGAGCCTGACGCCGGGCTTCTCGGTGGCGCGCATGCTGTGGCTGGAGCGGGGCGGCGTGCTGGCCATTCCGAACCTACGCGGCGGCGGCGAGTACGGCGAGGCCTGGCACCAGGCCGGTATGACGCCCCATAAGCAAAACGTGTTCGACGACTTCGCGGCGGCGGCCGAAACGCTGTTTGCCCAGGGCTATACCAGCCCGGCGAAGCTGGCCATCGCGGGCGGCTCGAATGGCGGCCTGCTGGTGGGTGCCATCATGACGCAGCGGCCCGACCTGTGCCGGGTGGCCCTCCCCGCCGTGGGCGTCATGGACATGCTCAGGTACCAGAAATTCACCATCGGCTGGAACTGGGCACCCGAGTACGGCACTGCCGACGACGAGGCGCAGTTTCGCAACCTGCTGGCTTACTCGCCCTTACATAACCTGAAAGCCGGCACGGCCTACCCCGCTACCCTCATCACGACCGCCGACCACGACGACCGCGTGGTGCCAGCGCATTCCTTTAAATTCGCCGCCGAGCTGCAAGTCTGCCAGGCCGGCCCTACCCCCGTCCTCATCCGCATCGACGTAAACGCCGGCCACGGCGCGGGCAAAAGCACCCAGCTCCAGATTGCCGAATGGGCCGATGTGTGGAGCTTTACGCTATTTGAGATAGGTAATGAGTAG
- a CDS encoding DUF4286 family protein, with amino-acid sequence MILYNVTTSLEPSIADEWVAYMREHHMADVMGTGCFIRSVLLHLLNEEDDGVTYAAQYFSVSLEQLEAYQQHFAPALHQEMDKKFAGKYHSFRTVLEVVE; translated from the coding sequence ATGATTCTTTACAACGTTACCACCAGCCTGGAGCCCAGTATCGCCGACGAGTGGGTGGCCTACATGCGCGAGCACCACATGGCCGACGTAATGGGTACCGGCTGCTTTATCCGCAGCGTATTGCTGCACCTGCTGAACGAGGAAGACGATGGCGTAACCTACGCCGCTCAGTATTTTAGCGTGAGCCTGGAGCAGCTGGAGGCTTATCAGCAGCACTTTGCCCCCGCCCTGCACCAGGAGATGGACAAAAAGTTTGCGGGCAAATACCACTCCTTCCGCACCGTGCTGGAAGTGGTGGAGTAG
- a CDS encoding DUF6526 family protein — MAAKNPARYYPLHHYILLPLTLLMVGYTIRRYVGVAGDDSEIARLWFSLAAVTLLFFVTLVMLRQHYALLLQDRVARLEVRQRYFEVSGQRFAPLEKELSLKQILTLRLAGDQELPALALATAREKLAPKAILARITDFQFDTMRV; from the coding sequence ATGGCTGCCAAAAATCCCGCCCGCTACTACCCCCTGCACCATTATATATTGCTGCCCCTCACGCTGCTGATGGTGGGCTACACCATCCGGCGCTACGTAGGCGTGGCCGGCGACGACTCCGAGATTGCACGCCTCTGGTTTTCGCTGGCGGCCGTCACGCTCCTTTTTTTCGTCACGCTCGTGATGCTGCGCCAGCACTACGCCCTGCTGCTGCAAGACCGGGTAGCCCGCCTCGAAGTGCGCCAACGCTACTTCGAGGTAAGCGGCCAGCGCTTCGCCCCACTCGAAAAAGAGCTTTCTCTCAAGCAAATCTTAACCCTACGCCTGGCCGGCGACCAGGAGCTGCCCGCCCTGGCCCTGGCTACCGCCCGCGAAAAGCTGGCCCCCAAAGCCATTCTGGCCCGCATCACCGATTTCCAATTTGATACCATGCGGGTATGA
- a CDS encoding MFS transporter — protein sequence MQTPTRPASPTKSDLSGKSAASVVQTSRLLSAVVVVASLGYFVDIYDLILFSIVRVKSLAELGIVDKVAVKTQGEYLLSMQMGGMLLGGILWGILGDKKGRLSVLFGSILMYSLANLANAYVHTLDQYAWLRLVAGVGLAGELGAGITLVSESLPKERRGLGTMIVATVGVSGAMLGYWVGSRLGWRTAYLVGGGLGLALLVLRVSVFESGMFQKTKESTVARGNFLALFTNAALLGRYVRCLLIGVPLWFVVGILITFSPEFADALGVRVPAGEAPVTAGLAVFWCYFGLVFGDFFSGGLSQLLKSRNRALQIFLVFCTLLVGFYLFGLRGATPAFFYVVCFVLGISVGFWALFVTVAAEQFGTNLRATVATTAPNFARGAVVGLVPAFRWAEAHLGGRITGAAALGGLTLVVAFWAVSTLPESFGKDLDYSEPT from the coding sequence ATGCAAACTCCCACCCGCCCAGCATCGCCCACAAAATCCGACCTATCTGGAAAATCCGCCGCATCCGTGGTCCAGACCAGCCGCCTGCTTTCGGCCGTGGTCGTGGTGGCTTCGCTAGGCTACTTCGTGGATATTTACGACCTCATCCTCTTCAGTATCGTGCGGGTTAAGAGCCTGGCTGAGTTGGGTATTGTCGATAAGGTCGCCGTCAAAACGCAGGGCGAATACTTGCTCTCGATGCAGATGGGCGGCATGCTGCTGGGCGGCATTTTGTGGGGCATTCTGGGCGACAAGAAGGGCCGGCTCTCGGTGCTGTTTGGCTCCATTCTGATGTATTCGCTGGCCAACCTGGCCAATGCCTACGTGCACACCCTGGACCAATACGCCTGGCTGCGGCTGGTGGCGGGGGTAGGGTTGGCCGGCGAGCTGGGCGCGGGCATCACCCTCGTGAGCGAAAGTTTGCCCAAGGAGCGGCGCGGCCTGGGCACCATGATAGTGGCCACCGTGGGCGTGAGCGGGGCCATGCTGGGCTACTGGGTAGGTAGCCGCCTGGGCTGGCGCACGGCCTACCTGGTGGGCGGCGGGCTGGGCCTGGCGCTGCTGGTGCTGCGCGTGAGCGTATTCGAGTCTGGGATGTTCCAAAAGACCAAAGAAAGCACCGTGGCGCGCGGCAACTTCCTGGCCCTCTTTACCAATGCCGCGCTGCTGGGGCGCTACGTACGCTGCCTACTCATTGGGGTGCCGCTGTGGTTTGTGGTGGGCATTCTCATCACCTTCTCGCCCGAGTTTGCCGATGCGCTGGGCGTGCGGGTACCGGCCGGCGAGGCGCCGGTGACGGCCGGGCTGGCGGTGTTCTGGTGCTATTTTGGGCTGGTATTCGGCGATTTTTTCAGCGGTGGGCTTAGCCAATTATTGAAAAGCCGCAACCGGGCTTTGCAAATTTTCCTGGTTTTCTGCACGCTGCTGGTGGGGTTTTATTTGTTTGGGTTGCGCGGCGCTACCCCTGCTTTTTTCTACGTTGTGTGCTTCGTGCTGGGCATTTCGGTGGGTTTCTGGGCGTTGTTTGTGACGGTGGCGGCCGAGCAGTTTGGCACCAACCTGCGGGCCACGGTGGCCACCACGGCCCCCAACTTTGCGCGTGGCGCGGTGGTGGGGCTGGTGCCGGCCTTTCGGTGGGCCGAGGCGCATCTGGGCGGGCGCATCACGGGCGCGGCGGCGCTGGGCGGCCTCACGCTGGTAGTGGCCTTCTGGGCCGTGAGCACCCTACCCGAGAGCTTCGGTAAAGACCTGGATTACAGTGAGCCAACGTAG
- a CDS encoding cation diffusion facilitator family transporter → MPHDHHDHSHAGHVHAAPPPGGQFSAAFAWGIGLNLAFVVAEVVGGMWANSAALLSDAGHNLSDVLALALAWGAAWLAGRPATIRYTFGYRGATIQAALLNAALLYGALGFILWETVEHLRHPAPVNGVAVMGLAGAGILVNGFTAWLFRAGQKSDVNVRGAYLHMLTDALVSLGVVIGGAITYFTHWTWLDPIISLGLLVVIAVGSWSLLRDTVRLGLQGVPDGIDLAKVQQFMLAQPGVQSLHDLHIWSLSSDGHDTALMAHLVRPGGADAAWLASLSAGLLREFHIHHSTVQVEDSELEHGCQSGCKVPAPALAV, encoded by the coding sequence ATGCCTCACGACCACCACGACCATTCGCACGCCGGCCACGTACACGCCGCCCCGCCGCCCGGCGGCCAGTTCAGCGCCGCCTTCGCCTGGGGCATTGGGCTAAACCTAGCCTTCGTAGTGGCCGAAGTGGTGGGTGGCATGTGGGCCAATTCGGCAGCGCTGCTCTCCGACGCGGGCCACAACCTGAGCGACGTGCTAGCCCTGGCCCTGGCCTGGGGCGCGGCCTGGCTGGCCGGCCGGCCGGCCACCATACGCTACACGTTTGGCTACCGGGGTGCTACCATTCAGGCGGCCTTGCTGAATGCGGCGCTGCTCTACGGCGCGCTGGGCTTTATTCTGTGGGAAACCGTGGAGCACCTGCGCCACCCCGCGCCCGTCAACGGCGTGGCCGTGATGGGCCTGGCCGGGGCGGGCATCCTGGTTAATGGCTTCACGGCCTGGCTGTTCCGGGCCGGGCAAAAGAGCGATGTGAACGTGCGCGGCGCTTACCTGCACATGCTCACCGACGCGCTGGTGAGCCTGGGCGTAGTCATCGGCGGGGCTATTACCTACTTCACGCACTGGACCTGGCTCGACCCGATTATTAGCCTCGGCCTGCTGGTCGTTATCGCGGTAGGCTCGTGGAGTTTGCTGCGCGATACCGTGCGCCTGGGCCTGCAAGGCGTGCCCGATGGCATCGACTTAGCAAAGGTGCAGCAGTTTATGCTGGCCCAGCCCGGCGTGCAAAGCCTGCACGACCTGCACATCTGGAGCCTGAGCAGCGACGGCCACGACACCGCTCTTATGGCCCACCTCGTGCGCCCCGGCGGTGCCGACGCCGCTTGGCTGGCCAGCCTCTCGGCCGGGCTGCTGCGCGAGTTTCACATTCACCACAGCACCGTGCAGGTCGAAGACTCGGAGCTGGAGCACGGCTGCCAGAGCGGCTGTAAGGTGCCCGCGCCAGCGCTGGCTGTCTGA
- a CDS encoding ATP-dependent Clp protease proteolytic subunit, which produces MLTHQEFRKFAVRHQGLNGLAVDQYVHQLAGVARPLVTNMTRSVIEERPQNFREIDVFSRLIMDRIIFLGTTVEETIGNIITAQLLFLESADATKDILLYVNSPGGSVYAGLGIYDTMQYVRPDVATICTGLAASMGAFLLAGGALGKRSALPHARVMIHQPSGGVQGPSADIEITAREVVKLRHELYTIYAERTGKTYQQIHDDSDRDHWLRADEAKEYGLIDEVLVRQPA; this is translated from the coding sequence ATGCTTACGCACCAGGAATTTCGCAAGTTTGCCGTCAGGCACCAAGGCCTCAATGGCCTGGCCGTGGACCAGTACGTGCACCAGCTGGCCGGCGTGGCCCGGCCCCTGGTTACCAACATGACCCGCTCGGTTATTGAGGAGCGCCCGCAGAATTTTCGCGAAATCGACGTGTTTTCGCGCCTCATCATGGACCGGATTATTTTTCTGGGCACCACGGTGGAGGAAACAATTGGTAATATCATCACGGCCCAGCTGCTATTTCTGGAATCGGCCGACGCCACGAAGGATATCCTGCTGTACGTCAACTCGCCCGGCGGCTCGGTCTACGCCGGGCTGGGTATTTATGACACCATGCAATACGTGCGGCCCGACGTAGCCACCATTTGCACGGGCCTGGCCGCCTCGATGGGGGCTTTTTTGCTGGCGGGCGGGGCCCTGGGCAAGCGCTCGGCCCTGCCCCATGCCCGCGTGATGATTCACCAGCCGAGCGGGGGCGTGCAGGGGCCTTCGGCCGATATTGAGATTACGGCCCGCGAAGTGGTGAAGCTCCGCCACGAGCTGTACACCATCTACGCCGAGCGCACCGGCAAAACCTACCAGCAAATTCATGACGACTCGGACCGCGACCATTGGCTGCGCGCCGATGAGGCAAAGGAATACGGCCTAATTGACGAAGTACTGGTTCGCCAGCCGGCCTAG
- a CDS encoding RNA polymerase sigma factor: MTAFPSSLPPSPAAKLRQDLLANRERALAQLYRHAFPLVRRHVCQQGGSAQDAQDVFQDALVVLYEQAVSGTLVLTASASTYVLGIGRHLWHHEQRRRARLPHEPLPDDFAPLAAEEVEDSTEPAFAVRDYVAQLGEKCRSILLAFYYFQQPLTQIAEANGYRSVRSATVQKFKCLERLRESVRAAFRAETIDY, from the coding sequence ATGACTGCTTTCCCTTCTTCCCTACCCCCCTCGCCGGCTGCCAAGCTACGCCAAGACCTGCTGGCTAACCGCGAGCGAGCCCTGGCGCAGCTGTACCGGCACGCTTTTCCGCTGGTGCGCCGCCACGTGTGCCAGCAGGGCGGCTCGGCCCAGGATGCGCAGGACGTGTTTCAGGATGCGCTGGTGGTGCTGTACGAGCAGGCGGTGAGTGGCACGCTCGTGCTCACGGCTTCGGCCAGCACCTACGTGCTGGGCATTGGCCGCCACCTGTGGCACCACGAGCAGCGCCGCCGCGCCCGCCTGCCGCACGAACCACTGCCCGACGACTTTGCCCCGCTGGCTGCCGAAGAGGTGGAAGATTCTACCGAGCCAGCCTTCGCCGTGCGCGATTACGTGGCACAGCTCGGCGAGAAATGCCGGAGTATCCTGCTGGCTTTCTACTACTTTCAGCAGCCGCTAACCCAGATTGCCGAGGCCAATGGCTACCGCTCGGTGCGCTCGGCGACGGTGCAAAAATTCAAGTGCCTGGAACGACTGCGCGAGTCGGTGCGCGCCGCCTTCCGGGCCGAAACCATCGACTACTAA